A window of Choloepus didactylus isolate mChoDid1 chromosome 23, mChoDid1.pri, whole genome shotgun sequence contains these coding sequences:
- the RAN gene encoding GTP-binding nuclear protein Ran, translating into MAAQGEPQVQFKLVLVGDGGTGKTTFVKRHLTGEFEKKYVATLGVEVHPLVFHTNRGPIKFNVWDTAGQEKFGGLRDGYYIQAQCAIIMFDVTSRVTYKNVPNWHRDLVRVCENIPIVLCGNKVDIKDRKVKAKSIVFHRKKNLQYYDISAKSNYNFEKPFLWLARKLIGDPNLEFVAMPALAPPEVVMDPALAAQYEHDLEVAQTTALPDEDDDL; encoded by the exons ATGGCCGCCCAAGGAGAACCCCAAGTTCAGTTTAAA CTTGTATTGGTTGGCGATGGGGGTACTGGAAAAACTACATTTGTGAAACGTCATTTGACTGGTGAATTTGAGAAGAAGTATGTAG CCACCTTGGGCGTGGAGGTCCATCCCCTTGTGTTCCATACCAATAGAGGGCCTATTAAATTCAACGTGTGGGACACGGCTGGTCAGGAGAAATTCGGTGGCCTGAGAGATGGCTATTACATCCAAG cCCAGTGTGCCATTATAATGTTTGATGTAACATCAAGAGTTACTTACAAGAATGTGCCTAACTGGCATAGAGATCTGGTACGAGTGTGTGAAAACATCCCCATCGTGTTGTGTGGCAACAAAGTGGATATTAAGGACAGGAAAGTTAAGGCAAAATCCATCGTCTTCCACCGAAAGAAGAATCTTCAG TACTATGACATTTCTGCCAAAAGTAACTACAACTTTGAAAAGCCCTTCCTCTGGCTCGCTAGAAAACTGATTGGAGACCCTAACCTGGAGTTTGTGGCCATGCCTGCTCTCGCCCCCCCAGAGGTTGTCATGGACCCGGCTTTGGCGGCACAGTATGAACACGACTTAGAG GTTGCTCAGACGACCGCTTTGCCGGATGAGGATGACGACCTGTGA